In bacterium, the genomic stretch TAAGGAAGCCATCATCATCGAGTCCTACTACGACTCGATCTCCATGGTGCCACGGCTGGCGCCGGGCGCCGAGAACGCCACGGGCATCGCGATGATGCTAGAGATGGCCCGCCTGCTCAAGGCCAACCGGCCCGCCCGGAGCGTCATCTTCCTGGCCTGCAGCGGGCACTTCGAGGCCATGGCCGGGGCGCGGGAGTTCGAGGCGCTCTGGGGCCGCGAGCCGCGCAAGGCGCGCAACCGCCAGGACCAGCTCAAGGCCCTGCAGAAGGAACTGGCCGAACTCCAGCGGTCCAAGGAGGCCCTGGCGCGCGACCTGCAGGCCCTGGACCAGAAGCGCGCCGAGCTCAGCGAGCGGGAGAAGACCTACTTCAAGAATGTCGTCAACGTCGGCCAGCTAGAGCTGTCGCCGGAGATGGCGGCCATGCGCCAGAACCGCCTGGACCGCGACATTGCCCGCAAGAACAACGAGATCGCCATCTGGCAGCGCCTGGACCAGTTCGACAAGATCCAACTCTTCGTCGGCCTGGACCTCAGCACGCGTAGCGCGCAGTTCGGCCCCTTCCAGTGCGGCTGGTACTACAACCAGTCCCACCTCCTCCGCTTCTACTCGCCGCTGGGCAAGCAACTGGTGGACTACGCCGAAGCCGCCAGCGACGCGTTGGGCTACCAGCTCTCCAGCATGTTCGTGGACGGCATCAACCCGGTGAAGGGGCGCGAATGGAACACCTTCTTCCCCGGCAAGGTCGCCTTCGACCACGAGATGATCATCCGGGGCGGGCGGCCGGGCATCGTGCTGGCGACCGTCAACGACGGCCGGCCGCTGATGGACACACCGCTGGACACCTTCCAGAGCCTGGACCTGGACAACCTCAAGAAGCAGACGCGCCTGCTGGGCTGCGTGCTCAGCGCCCTGGTCAATGACGAGACCCTCGGCACCAAGGCCCTCAAGCGCATTCAGGCGCTCAAGAAGATGGACGACCTCAAGGACGTGTTGGGGACCGTCCTGGAGTTCCGCCGCCACGACAGCTATGTGCCCAACACGCCCGTGCCGGGCGCCCTCGTGATGATCCAGGGCAGCTACCGCATGATGATGGGCGTCCACACCGAGGTGCAGGCGATCGCCAACGAGACCAGCGAGTTCCTCCTCCGGGGCGAGCCCGGCGGCGGCGGCCAACTCGAGGCCTATGGCCTGGACTCCAGCACCGGTGACATCACCTATGCCCCGGACATGGGGCCGGACGGTGACAAGAAGTACCCGCGCGCCGTCTCCGGGCGCTCGGGCCTCAAGCGACCGGTCATCGTCTTCCACTGCACCCCCACTGACATCTTCGACCTAGTGGATGAGCGCTACTTCCAGACGCTCCAGAAGGTCTTCATCTACGACGCCAAGGACTACTCGGAGCCCATCTCCTTCGGCTACTCGCTGTCTTCCATGGGCGCTTCGGCCGCCGAGTTCCCCTCCTACACCGAGCCCTGTGCCGTCATCTACTCGCTGCCTGAGGTGGACCTGCAGATCACGATGGGCATGGGGCTGCTCGGCGTGCGCATGATCCTCATCAACGCCACCAACGAGCGGCCGACCGGCCTGGGCTTCCCTGCCGGCCAGACGGCTCGCATCGCCTTCACGCCGCTGCAGGTGGGGCAGGACATGTGGCGGATAGATGAGTTCCGCATGGCCAAGCTGCGCACCCGCGGCATCCGCAACGCCCGCTTGGAGAAGCTCCATGCCGATGCGCTGGAGTCACTCAAGCTGGCCCAGCAGGAGTTGCAGGCCCGACGCTACGACAAGTGCTTGGCCGCGGCCCGGCACTCCTGGGGCTATGAATCCCGCGCCTACCCCGACGTCCAGAAGACCGCCATTGACGTCGTCAAGGGCGTCCTGTTCTACCTGGCCATCCTGCTGCCGTTCGCCTACTTCGGCGAGCGCCTGCTGATCTCGTCACGCACCATCATCGGGATGATCCTCGGCACGCTGGCGACTTTCATGGTCGTGTTCTTCATGCTGGCGATGGTGCATCCGGCCTTCACGCTGACAGCCAATCCACCGATCATCCTGCTGGCCTTCATCATCATGGCCTTGGCGGTGATGGTCATCAGCATCGTGACGATGAAGTTCAACGAGCAGCTCAAGGCCATGAAGCAGGCGCGCGGCGGCGTGCATGAGGCTGACGTGGGCCGCCTGTCGGCCGCGGCCGCGGCCTTCAGCCTGGGCATCGCGAACATGCGCCGCCGCAAGCTGCGCACCGGCCTCACCGCCACGACGCTCATTCTGCTCACCTTCACGGTCCTGAGCTTCACGTCCGTCCGCGAGGCTCTGCGCACCAACGAGATCCTCATGTCGCAGGCTCCGGCCTACCAGGGCGTCATGCTGCGGGACCGGGCGTGGCTGTCGCTCGAGGAACCGACCGCCGACATTCTGACCAACGAACTGGCCAAGGTGGGCACCGTCGCCACCCGCTCCTGGTACACGTCCGCGCAGGTGGACAAGGAGCTGATGATTGACGTCACCAACGCCGCCGAGTCCGCCAAGAAGTACGTCGTCAGCACGATCCTGGGCCTGTCGCCGCAGGAAGAAGACGTCATGG encodes the following:
- a CDS encoding M28 family peptidase, producing the protein MVVDNCRQSRAILLVMLLGLTAVLAFPGLAPAADVNYEATAEAIDQGRITTDIRAFEALGSRVSGYPGNGQAADMILERFKSLGLETMVQEFDLPSPVDGGSTLTIGDRSYDLSALWPNHARTCQVPGQGLRGPVIYVGHGSLADFNGQDTDGAIVLMDFNTQQNWLNAALLNAAAVVFIEPVEMTRPEAEMKFVRAPINVPRFYVRGADASDVLARVAEGRATGTITARQPLRWQSVANRNILGILRGRDPELSKEAIIIESYYDSISMVPRLAPGAENATGIAMMLEMARLLKANRPARSVIFLACSGHFEAMAGAREFEALWGREPRKARNRQDQLKALQKELAELQRSKEALARDLQALDQKRAELSEREKTYFKNVVNVGQLELSPEMAAMRQNRLDRDIARKNNEIAIWQRLDQFDKIQLFVGLDLSTRSAQFGPFQCGWYYNQSHLLRFYSPLGKQLVDYAEAASDALGYQLSSMFVDGINPVKGREWNTFFPGKVAFDHEMIIRGGRPGIVLATVNDGRPLMDTPLDTFQSLDLDNLKKQTRLLGCVLSALVNDETLGTKALKRIQALKKMDDLKDVLGTVLEFRRHDSYVPNTPVPGALVMIQGSYRMMMGVHTEVQAIANETSEFLLRGEPGGGGQLEAYGLDSSTGDITYAPDMGPDGDKKYPRAVSGRSGLKRPVIVFHCTPTDIFDLVDERYFQTLQKVFIYDAKDYSEPISFGYSLSSMGASAAEFPSYTEPCAVIYSLPEVDLQITMGMGLLGVRMILINATNERPTGLGFPAGQTARIAFTPLQVGQDMWRIDEFRMAKLRTRGIRNARLEKLHADALESLKLAQQELQARRYDKCLAAARHSWGYESRAYPDVQKTAIDVVKGVLFYLAILLPFAYFGERLLISSRTIIGMILGTLATFMVVFFMLAMVHPAFTLTANPPIILLAFIIMALAVMVISIVTMKFNEQLKAMKQARGGVHEADVGRLSAAAAAFSLGIANMRRRKLRTGLTATTLILLTFTVLSFTSVREALRTNEILMSQAPAYQGVMLRDRAWLSLEEPTADILTNELAKVGTVATRSWYTSAQVDKELMIDVTNAAESAKKYVVSTILGLSPQEEDVMDVKRFLVAGRWFKPGDKDVALLPTGAAEALGIGPDQLGSAQVQVFGTRFRVIGLVSEDQMRKVRDLDGEPMMPVNYALLRPEVLKELQRQAEQRSQLGTTTAESLLQEYKHFGPEKLIILPYDTTLELGGTLRSLAVRYHDPAQVLPSVRGMMNRFALSLYAGYQKQTYLFSSVGVTSFSGLEQLVIPILIAALIVLNTMLGSVHERVREIGIYSSLGLAPVHVSMLFLAEASVFANLGAILGYLLGQVITKILYATGSMHGIELNYSSMSAVSVTIIVIIVVLLSTLYPSKKAGEIASPGLDRKWSLPEPEGDLMTIVLPFTVTGRDAFGVAAFLKEFFDEYVGYAGGEFLAEDVRLMATDHARGEGITVALRMWLAPYDLGVSQDFRLSCEPTEDGGIYAIVLRLDRLAGDITSWKKTNTLFLAGIRKQFLIWRTVSHSEKTDYADRAEKIMNGEDVDSEAV